One stretch of Micromonospora cremea DNA includes these proteins:
- a CDS encoding MHYT domain-containing protein — translation MAEINHFEYGWITPALSYALSVLGSVLGLICAGRIRTAGTAGQRAWWGLLAAWALGGTAIWAMHFMAMLGFAVAGTRIRYDVPLTAASTAIAVVAVGIGLAIVGTGRLNPVRLIAGGIFTGVGVAAMHYSGMAAMRLNGSLGYDTTRVALSVAIAIVAATVALWLAMTVRRPLAIFASALVMGIAVNGMHFTGMSALSVHQHEEQGEITGTGMSTLLVPIVLAVIFGVVGLLYALLAAPTDDDRAAAAYLDGRRAPEPAAAAPVVAPDPVGLRARSTLGQPGTPFPSRRETPPR, via the coding sequence ATGGCGGAGATCAATCACTTTGAGTACGGGTGGATCACGCCCGCGCTGAGCTACGCGCTGTCCGTGCTCGGTTCGGTCCTCGGGCTGATCTGCGCCGGGCGTATCCGCACCGCCGGCACCGCCGGCCAGCGTGCGTGGTGGGGGTTGCTGGCCGCCTGGGCCCTCGGCGGCACCGCCATCTGGGCGATGCACTTCATGGCCATGCTCGGCTTCGCCGTCGCCGGCACCCGTATCCGGTACGACGTGCCGCTCACCGCGGCCAGCACGGCCATCGCCGTCGTGGCGGTCGGCATCGGCCTGGCCATCGTGGGCACCGGCCGGCTGAACCCGGTACGGCTGATCGCCGGCGGGATCTTCACCGGGGTTGGTGTGGCCGCCATGCACTACAGCGGGATGGCGGCGATGCGCCTGAACGGCAGCCTCGGCTACGACACGACCCGGGTCGCGCTCTCGGTGGCGATCGCTATCGTGGCGGCCACCGTCGCGCTGTGGCTCGCGATGACCGTCCGGCGGCCGCTGGCGATCTTCGCCTCCGCGCTGGTGATGGGCATTGCCGTGAACGGCATGCACTTCACCGGCATGAGCGCCCTCTCGGTGCACCAGCACGAGGAGCAGGGTGAGATCACCGGCACCGGGATGAGCACGCTCCTGGTGCCGATCGTGCTGGCGGTGATCTTCGGCGTGGTCGGTCTGCTCTACGCCCTGCTCGCCGCGCCGACCGACGACGACCGGGCCGCCGCCGCGTACCTGGACGGTCGGCGGGCCCCGGAGCCGGCCGCCGCGGCACCGGTCGTCGCCCCGGACCCGGTCGGGCTGCGCGCCCGCTCCACGCTCGGCCAGCCCGGCACCCCGTTCCCGTCCCGTCGGGAGACGCCACCCCGCTGA
- a CDS encoding PadR family transcriptional regulator, which produces MHITKDLVAASATPLVLGILAEGESYGYAILKQVNDLSGGQLEWTDGLLYPLLHRLERLGHVESAWETPAGGRRRKYYRITDQGRAELAEQRRQWAAVVDALWGVWSTTQSIKPIAVPAWGSGL; this is translated from the coding sequence ATGCACATCACCAAGGACCTCGTGGCGGCCTCGGCGACACCACTCGTGCTGGGGATCCTCGCCGAGGGCGAGAGCTACGGCTACGCGATCCTCAAGCAGGTCAACGACCTCTCGGGCGGGCAACTGGAGTGGACCGACGGCCTGCTCTACCCACTGCTGCACCGCCTGGAGCGGCTCGGCCACGTCGAGTCGGCCTGGGAGACCCCGGCGGGAGGGCGACGCCGGAAGTACTACCGCATCACCGACCAGGGCCGGGCCGAGCTCGCCGAGCAGCGCCGCCAGTGGGCCGCCGTCGTCGACGCCCTGTGGGGCGTCTGGAGCACGACACAGTCCATCAAGCCGATCGCGGTACCGGCATGGGGGTCGGGACTATGA